In Edaphobacter aggregans, the sequence GCCACACCGCCAGCCACCGATAGAACGCATCTCGCTGCAGATCGGGCGCGTAGCGGGAGAGCGTAGTCGTCTCGCTATGAAGCGACCCGTGCAGAATCCAGCCCATGTGCGACCACCACTTACCATCGCGGGGAGAGTGCGGATCACCAGGCTTATCCGTGTACTGGTGGTGCATGCGATGCACCGCAACCCAGTAGCTGGGACTCCCCTGCAAAGCCATCGTGCCGCAGACGGCCATGGCATACTCCAGCCACCTGGGCGTCGTGAACCCACGATGCGTAAGCTGGCGATGATAGCTGATGCCAACGCCCACGTTCTGCGCGACGAGCCACATCACGACGAACACCACAACCGAAGACCAATGGAACGTGAACAGCGCCGCTACGGCTCCCAGATGAAACGACGCAATCACGACGAAAAACACCCAGTTGAATTCATCCGACTTAGCCTGTACCAAGTCAGCAATTTCAGAAACAGCTTGTGGCGGATGCGCTACAACAGAAGCCATGGCATGCCTGCTTTCGGTCTAAAAACTAAGCTCGGCAAATGGCCACTGGCTATGGGGCGCGCGTAACAGTTCGGTAATACTTTCAGTGCCGCGCAGCGTACGAAGCAAGCAACATCGATCGGTCGCACCTCTCCGAAGACACTCTTTCCGTTTAAGGTTCTAGCTCCACGAACAAATCACCGACAAACCTGAAGTCACACCCCGCGCTATCTGCTGCGTTAAGAGTATGATCGCGCTACACCCAATTGAAGTTTCGGAGGCAGAGATGTCACGCGATTGGATTCTCTTCGTGCTTTCATTCCCTTTCGGGACGCTCTCCGCACAAACCACCCCTTTAGCTCTCACCGGAACCCTGATTACCCCAGATGGCATCGTGCAGAACGGAACGGTGCTGATCCAGAACGGCAAGATTACAGCTGCGGGAGCGCAGGTATCACTACCGGCGGGAACCAAAACCGTAGAAACCCACGGCGTCATCGCCCCTGGCCTGATCGACCTGCACAATCACCTCACATGGAATGTCTTCCCACGCTGGAAGCCAATCACCGAATTCGGCAACCGCTACGACTGGGAGCAGAAACCCATCTACAAGCTCCTGATGGACGCACCCCATGAAGCCCTCGTCCAGCAAGGCCTCGAGTGCCAGATGGAGCGCTACGCCGAAGTCAAAGCCATCACCGAGGGTGAAACCTCAGTCGTAGGAGGAACCTATACACCCTGCGATCAAGGCCTCGCCCGCAACCTCGACTACGACCCCCAACTAGGCACCGGGCTAGGCACAATCCTCTACTACATCTTTCCCCTCTCCATCAGCGAGAGCGAACTCGCCGCCGCCAACGCCGCGCTCTCCGCCAAACCGCGAGGCTCCCTCCTCATTCATCTAGCCGAAGGCGCACCCAAAAACGCATCCGCCGCCGAAGAGCTCTACACCCTGCAAGGCCGTGGCCTGTTCAAGCCAGGAGTCTCCCTTATCCACGCAACTGCCTTGACCCCAGCGAACTTCGCCGCCATGGCCAAAGCCGGAGTCGGCCTCATCTGGTCGCCACGCAGCAACATCGAGCTTTATGGAGACACAACCAACGTCGCCGCCGCAAAGACCGCCAACGTGGTCATGGCAATCGCCCCCGACTGGAGCCCAACCGGCAGCGTAGGCTCGCTAGGCGAGTTGAACTACGCCTCCGTATGGAACCAATCCCAGCCATCATCCATCTTCACCGACGCCGAACTAGTCGCAATGGCCACGGCCAATCCCGCCACTCTCGTAGGCCTGCAGGATCAAATCGGATCTCTCGCCCCCAACCACGTCGCGGACCTGCTCATCATCCGCGACACCGGCAAAGAAAACAACAAAGACGCCTATTGGTCCCTCACTCACGCCACTCCAGAAGACGTCGATCTAGTAATGATCGGAGGAGCCGCAACCTACGGCGATCCCCAACTCATGCGCCAGCTCTCCAACGGCCAAACCGAGACCCTCCACATCTGCGGAGCCGAAAAAGCAATCTCCTTCGCCAGCGAAACAAATCCACCCGGCACTTTCGCAGTCACGCAATCCAAACTCGATCACGCACTCCGCCAGCAAGGCCGCCGTCTCGCCCCATTAGCCGAGTGCGGCCAATGAATCTCGGAGAATATGATTGTGAACATCTTTCCGGTCCGGTCCTGTCATGGGTTTGCGGCCAAACGCCAAATCTGGAGGACAGCGATGAGCAATCGACTGAATCCCGCAACGAACAACAATGGATCAACCCGGCGACAAGCAATCATCGGTGCTGCACTGGTAGCCAGTGGCATCGCACTACGCCCTGCGAAGGCTTGGGCGGATGCAAATGACGAAGTCTCGCGCACCGCTGAATCTATCCATCAGGAGCCGGTATTCAAAGCAAGCCGCGCACAAATCTACAAGGCACTCACCGACACCAATCAATTCGATAAAGTCATCCAGCTCAGCGGAGCGATGAAAGCAAACCCGTCCTTGGGAACCAGGCCCACCGCAATCACTCGTGAAGTGGGCGGCCCCTTCGTAATCTTCGGTGGATACATCACCGGACTACAAATCGAACTCGTCCCCGACGAACGAATCGTCCAGGCCTGGCGAGTCGGCAGCTGGCCCCCCGGGGTCTATTCCATTGCCAAGTTCGACCTCGTAGAGCAGAGCTCCAGCACAAAAATCGTCTTCGACCATACCGGCTTTCCCACCGGCGACGGAGAACACCTCGCACAAGGCTGGAGGGCCCACTATTGGGAACCACTCGAAAAGCTCCTGACCTAGCTCCGCCTCGTCCGCCGAAGCATCCCAGCCAGCGCTACGAGTCCACTCCCCACCAGCGCCACGCTCCCCGGCTCCGGAGCAGCCGCAGCCTCCGCCCCCCCGGGAGAAAAAGCCGTCAGCACCCGAACATAGTCCCCCGGCGAGCTCGCAACCGTATCGAACAGAATCGAATCCGGACCGCTGATCGTCACCGAATCACCCGCCTCCAACCCCCTGTCCGTCGGATTCAGATAATTCACACCCGTATGAGCAAGAAAATCGCTCGCTGCAAGCGTCTCCGTACTCGTCAGGATTCCTAGGACCTGGGAGTCAAAAGTGACCGTTCCGATGACCTCTTGGGTGGGGCCAGGGTCGAAGAAGATGTAATGGCTCGCCACAACCGTTCCTGCTGGTATCGGGCTCGCGCCCACATTAACCACCAGCGGAGCCGTCAGCAAAATGTTCTGATCCTCATCGAATCCATACAGGTCGGGACTCTGAAAGTTGTCGTTGCCAACGCTATTGGGCGGCCCAAAAGGATTCGCCAGCGGAACGGTCAACTTTACGAACGTCCCACCAGCCGTAAAGGCCGATCCACCCGTAACAACTCCGCCAATAATATCGGCACTAGACGGCAAGGATCCCGCCGCCAACATCAGCATGGCTATGCCAGCACACAGCTTTTTCATCTCAGGGGTCTCCGTATCAAAAAATCGGAAATGCGCGGCCCCACACCCCACAGCAGAAAGCGAGTCTAACACCGCAAAATCAACTCCGTGTAAAGCCGCCGTCTTCAGATCTCCCGATGAGATACATCGCTATCCATAATCCTCCCTTGAAACATTCTCCCAAATGAACTAACTTTGGCTGCGTCACCAAAAACCCTCACCCAGATGAACCGAACTCTCCTCACCGCCCTCCTCGCCCTCGTCACCTTCCCCGCCATCGCTCAGCCCCACCACACCTTCGCCACCCAAGCCGACCACTTCACCCTCGACGGCAAGCCCTTCAAAGTCATCTCCGGCGAACTCCACTACGCCCGCATCCCCCGCGAGTACTGGCACGCCCGCCTCAAAATGGCCAAGGCCATGGGCCTCAACACCATCGCCACCTACGTCTTCTGGAACGTCCACGAGCCCACCCCCGGCCACTACGACTTCACCGGCAACAACGACCTCGCCGCCTTCATCAAAGCCGCCCAGCAAGAAGGCCTCTACGTCATCCTCCGCGCCGGCCCCTACTCCTGCGCCGAGTGGGAGTTCGGAGGCCTCCCCGCCTGGCTCCTCGCATCCCCATCGCCAAGCCAAACCAGCGCCACCACAAATAATGCTGTCATTCTGAGCGGCGCGAAGAACCCCCGCATTTCGCCCGAAGCGCCACAAACCTCTCCAGAGGCCACTCAAAACCCCGGCTTCACCCTACGCTCCAACGATCCCGCCTTCATCACCCCCGCCGAACGCTGGATCCACCGCCTCGCCCAAGAAGTCGCCCCCCTCCAGATCGGTCGCGGCGGCCCCATCCTCAT encodes:
- a CDS encoding acyl-CoA desaturase, giving the protein MASVVAHPPQAVSEIADLVQAKSDEFNWVFFVVIASFHLGAVAALFTFHWSSVVVFVVMWLVAQNVGVGISYHRQLTHRGFTTPRWLEYAMAVCGTMALQGSPSYWVAVHRMHHQYTDKPGDPHSPRDGKWWSHMGWILHGSLHSETTTLSRYAPDLQRDAFYRWLAVWHWLPVTLTGVALLGGGMALGGWRLGVSWVLWGVFLRVAVGFHVTWLVNSVTHMWGTRRFKTRDDSTNNWWVALLTGGEGWHNNHHAHPVSARHGLVWWEVDFNYWGIRLLSLLGLAKNVKVMRL
- a CDS encoding amidohydrolase family protein; amino-acid sequence: MSRDWILFVLSFPFGTLSAQTTPLALTGTLITPDGIVQNGTVLIQNGKITAAGAQVSLPAGTKTVETHGVIAPGLIDLHNHLTWNVFPRWKPITEFGNRYDWEQKPIYKLLMDAPHEALVQQGLECQMERYAEVKAITEGETSVVGGTYTPCDQGLARNLDYDPQLGTGLGTILYYIFPLSISESELAAANAALSAKPRGSLLIHLAEGAPKNASAAEELYTLQGRGLFKPGVSLIHATALTPANFAAMAKAGVGLIWSPRSNIELYGDTTNVAAAKTANVVMAIAPDWSPTGSVGSLGELNYASVWNQSQPSSIFTDAELVAMATANPATLVGLQDQIGSLAPNHVADLLIIRDTGKENNKDAYWSLTHATPEDVDLVMIGGAATYGDPQLMRQLSNGQTETLHICGAEKAISFASETNPPGTFAVTQSKLDHALRQQGRRLAPLAECGQ
- a CDS encoding SRPBCC family protein — protein: MSNRLNPATNNNGSTRRQAIIGAALVASGIALRPAKAWADANDEVSRTAESIHQEPVFKASRAQIYKALTDTNQFDKVIQLSGAMKANPSLGTRPTAITREVGGPFVIFGGYITGLQIELVPDERIVQAWRVGSWPPGVYSIAKFDLVEQSSSTKIVFDHTGFPTGDGEHLAQGWRAHYWEPLEKLLT